TTCGCCGAGCTTCCAGTGACGGTACCTGAAGAAAGCAGATCACATGGGTCCGGTGAGTGACCAAGCGACTGCATCAGTGACCAGTGAATTTAAATCTTGCATAACAGTTGAGGTCAAGCTCAAGAAGAAGTGGGAACTGTCGTCCTACCTGTAAGCAACAGAAGCCACTTCACTCTTGTCCATGTCCTCCTCCACAAATGGGTTTGAGGTGGGGAACTTGTAGCGGTCTCCACCCTGGTATCAAAGAAAAGCAGGTGAGAAGAATGCTCTCCATGCCCGAGCAAATTTGGGGCACAACAATGCCCTCACCATGCGTAAACACTGCTGGCTGAAGTTGTGGTTGATGTACGTTGCCTCCATGGCCAAGTTCCTCGGGGAGTTGAAGGAGTTTCCCTCGTCCTGCGGTGGCTCGTTGGCCGTCTCACTCACGGTCAGCAGGTCTAAACGATTCAAAGTTTTAAAACACAGAACCATGGCTCAGAATCAGTGGCCGGCGTCAGATGATCTCACCAAAGTCAGAGTTGTCTCTCTTGTCGAAGAAGAGCTTGTTGCCCACTCGCTGCACGATGATGTCCCAAGAGTTGACCGAGCGTGTGCAGCACATCAAGGTGGCCAAAATGGCATCAGTGGCAAACACGTTGCCCTGAGTCTTCGCAAGCTGCAGGGAGGAGAACATCAGTCCAAGTTGGGCTGTGACCGTCACACCCTCACCCAActccagatgaaaaaaaacacgtgACTGTGGTCAACCCTCCTTACCTTGCGGATGACCGGGTCATCGGTGGTGGTCACGGTGTGGAAGATCCTCTTGATGCTCTTCAGCTGCTTCTCATTGCGAGTGGTGATGCGGTCAAATGCTTTGTCATAGTACTCCAGAGCTCCACAGCACTCACTGGAAAGGAGGACAGAGTTCATCATGACAAAGACTCAGGGAGATGGAGGGACTTCTGTTTGACTCACATGTCTACCGGGTCAGCCACCTCCATGTATCTCATCTTCATGAGTCGAGGGAAGTCcatctcctccttcacttcCCAGTCgctcctcacctccacagaGGAGTCTCTGGGCTTCAGCTGAGCCTGGGTCGACACAAATCATGACTGGCCTCCACATCAGACTCCAACATCTTCTCAAATGTTACCTGAGACTTCTGGTCCCACTTCTGTCGGACGCCAAACTGCTTCTGAAACTTCTTCTGAAGCCTCATCCGATCTCTGGAGACAACAGCAGAGATGACCACTGACACGTGAAATAAACACTTGACCGATTTTCATATCGACAAAATGAAAGCTTTGTGGAAAACAATTAAGCAGTGTGAACCAACTGTGCTCTGATTTTTGACTCGCCTCTCCTTCTGCTTTGCACTCTTAGGCAGCGTCTGCATGCTGAACTGGGTCAGGTTCCGGCGATCCTTGTCTCGGCGCAGATTCCGCTTTTGAAACAAGACATCCGGGGTCAACCAACAGCCAGCGCTTCAGCTATCACGGCTGAACCGTCATACCTGAGCAAATCTCATGCGGTTTCTCTGGTAAGCCGTCTTCTGGGTCTTGGCTGTGTCCACCAGCTGGAAGCTCGTCTCATCCTCCTCATGGAAGTACGCGTACTGACTCCCTCCTCCAAACTGAGAGGAATATTTGTCTGTGGAAGCAGATGTTTGTTTATAATTATTCACAAACACATAACAATAATGCCTGGTAATGTGTGTAAAATGTGATGTCACGTCATGTCAACTGTTGCAATATTGGGATTGGAACAGCCACTCACTTGTGTATCTCTTGTCCTGGTACGTAGCTCCGGTCCAGTCAGCAAcctgcaaacacacagagaTAATTCAGACAAATTTACAATGCACTTGAAATAAGAGGATAATCACACAAATACTATAGTTAACAAATGAAATCCAACCTTCCCCAGACGATCTCCTTTGCTGAATGGCTGGTACGGCATGTCCTTGAACTTTTCCGGTACCGCACAAGGACCCCATCCAGACGGGTTGTCCTGGATCACAGGCGCGTGAAACTTGGCCATGACCTGAGACAGAACCTCTGTTAGTCCAAGCGCTTGTCTACCCGGTGACATGTTAAACTCTGTTGTTCAGGGTCTCAGACAAACATCAGCACTCTTCTCTCCAGTGAAGCATCACATCAGATGCACTGTCAAGATTGCGCAGTGGGCTAGTCATCACAGAACCCGGAACTCACAGAATTACCACAATAAATCCTGATCATTTGCACATCATAATCAATTACAGTAGAGCTTGAAACAGTAAACTTGAACCATTTATCTCTGTTTAAAGCAAAAGCCAAGTGACTCTAGTTTACCGGTGTTAATACCAGAAATGATCAAATCCCATTCAATTCTTTACAATGGCAAAACTTTTGACGAATAATGACTGTAATATCACAGCAGTTTGTCAACACATTCAAAAGCATTGGTGAATGAGAAAGAAGAGTGCATTATACATAACCAACAAAAGAGGGAGACTATTTTATGCAAATTCAACCACTCAATAAAAACTTCTCtgatcaaatgtatttgtttattcaacATAAGCACATGCATTCCCACTGTATGATTATTTAATTTGTGAGTATTAAAATGACTATCAACTTTCTCAATTTGATGATCAAAGACTATGAGGGCATCCGAAGAATTAAAACATTTAGAGGACACAGAAAACCTACTCTACGTGTTAAAACCAAACTCCCATAACACATGAAGACGATAATTTGGTTACGTTCAGCAAATGCATGACGAGTCGTCGATAACAATGGGATTCTCCACACAACAGCTGGCACATTTCAGTAATAAATGGAGGGGTGGGCACTGAAAAGATTCGATGGTATCATTAACACGATAAAAAAGTGAAGAAACCgagcacaaaacaaacaagttacAGGTTAAAAGGTGTTTTGTTGGCCCAGTTGATCACcactgctaatgctaaggcCGGTGAGAAGCCAGGTGGCCTCGCCTGTAATGCTAAGCTAACAAGCTAACCTTCGCTTACTACGTTAAAAAATACCATCTGGATTCTTGAACAACAGCATGGAAGCAGATGGTTTGTGGCCACCGGTACATACCTCTTTAATCTATCACCGAATAATACGTTTCCCGACGCAGGCCACTTTATTCGAACTGGTCCAAGAGAGCTGGAGCCCCGACTGAGCGCCGGCGTGAAAGGAAGCGCGTAGTTGCCGTAAAGGGCTGACTCCTCCTAAGTGTCGTAACGAGTTTCGGTCGTAAAACAATAGACGTGAACTCTGCGGCTCGGGTTTCATTTTCCACGACGCTCTTGTTTCCATGGTAGCTGGCTTGTCTTCGTTtacactgtgtttttttttaacagggaACTTAATTTTGGCAAATTTAAATGtatagaaaatgtaaaatatcagTGAAGATAGATATTGACGTGCATCAATAAATGCAGACTGTAGTCCAGTCCATGCTGTTGCCGGTATTGACCAACCACCAGGTGGCGTTAAATGATCGTCCTCTCTTTCCTCATCCGAACGCGTCCTCCAAATTGacgttttttcttttcacgTCCTCCTGTTGCGCACAACAGGACCTTGTCTCCTATTCAGCCCGGCACTTTCTACCCAGTCACTCCGCTCTACGTGACCAAAATGCTCTTAACCTAGGTTTTATTTGCACCACCAAAACCAAAGTAAGGAAAATGATTCAACTAATATTCAACAgaaataacattgaaaaaacgtTTGTGCAATTAAAGTGTCTGTGAGAATCAAGACAATTGGGGAGAATTGAAGAAGAATGAGACACGTCGGATGAGAATAAACAACAGCTTTGACCAGAGTGAAAAAACAAGATGACAGATGGAAGCCATGTATTTACACTCATCCAAGAGAGGCTCAGAATGCTCAGGCGTGTTGCTAAGATGTCACCATACCACATGTAATATCACAACTTCAGCAGGCCTCTCATGACTCTGTTTCACCTCCAAGTCTTCTCTTgtgtttctctttatttttctccaATCTTGTGTTTGTGGTTGTTTAGAGACGCATCTGGCAGTGACAGCGAAATGAAGCAAAGCAGCGTTGTGATGTGTAAATCAGCCTGGTTCAAATCAAAGCAGCGGCTCTTCTGTCACTCAGAGTCGGCGACGTTCATCCACTGCAAAAGGTCAGAACACCTGATTAACAATCACCCGAGTCTCTCTGCGACTGACTCTGTTCCTCGTGATGCGATGAATCACTGATCCACTCATCAATCAACCTGCGGGATATTTCAATCTCAGACAACAACGCCAACAGCagctcttctcctcctgacACCAGCAGCGGCGAGTCCGTCTTGCCATCTCCGTCCACAGTTATGAAATGTGGTTGGGAGTAGTTTAACCACAATTAAGACTCTTTGAACAGGAGACTGGAGCACAAGCCTCTATTCTCTGTAGATGTTCCGGCAAACTTTCGGAATGTATTCACAGGCACAAATCTCATTATGAGGCAGACGCTGAGGCGAAGGAGTCGCGGAAGTCGACGCTCTTGCCGCTGGTCCCTCACTTTCAAGTCATTCAaggttttcattttctgctttgatGAAGGTTTGAGTCCCGGCGGGAAACTCCTCCACCCAAATGAACCTTTTTTGGAATGCTCAGCAATGAAGAGCCACTGGACACTGAACTCCTTGTTGTGGTCAAATCAGAACCAGGGGCCGAGACTAGAATCTACGTTCCTCACAGGTCTGTGAGCCTCCTGGAAGGTGGCCTGGCCGACCTTTGTCACATCATGACAAACTCGAACTGAAGGGCTCCATCACCAGTGTGTGGGCGACGCTTCGTCACCACCATCGTGATCCGAGCTTCTGCACAGGTGAGTGGAGAAGATGAGAGAAGAGCAAACACCGCATCTGCGCTCTCATCACACCGACAGTCCCCCAGAGGGTCCGGATAATCAAGTTGCAGCCGGCAAATCCTTTTTTAATGGACCTTAAATGATGGATTTGCACACCGTGTGAAATTGCGTGAGTGGGCGAGCTCTGCAGAAGCGAGGGGACTTTTGGAAAGTGGATTTAGTCTGTGCTGCAGTAGATTCTTGGTTTGTTTTGAGCCTGTGTGTAAATATCTGTTCCGTCTTCAAACATTCAACATTCTCCTGAGGTGCTCCCCCGCCTGTCATTAGAGGAACAAGACCTGATGTCACATTTCGAACAAACCCACCTGCATATGGGGACGTGAGGTTGTTTTGAAGATGGGAGTCGGCATTGAACTGGGTTCCAAAGAGCAGGAAGCCTCCCATGGATCACAAGTGAAATGAATCTGACCCTCACAGTAGCTTAACCTCAACCTGAACCCACTCTCTGGTGCGACACAATCACACACATACCTCCACAATAACAACACAAAGTTTGACAAACCACAACAAGTTTTAATGTACTGTACATCAGAATATcttcaaacaacaaacaacatctCAGTCACCTGATAGCAACGTATTAAAGCTCATCAATTATTTACAATTTTTtaatctgatttttttaaacatccagTACTGATCATGTTACCAATAtctataacatttttttattttatttattcagcttTATCACTTTTGATATTCAACCATAACATGCTACCATTTATGTATATTCATATAATGTACAAATTATTGTCATATCAATCATCGTGTATATCTTAATAATTAAACGagtcaacaaaatattttcttaaattattaaattaaatagttcatatatatttattacacatttattttgtgtttcaattgattttcatttagttaaaataaaacacttttctgCTTCTATTTTAACATTGTAAAATACATCCCACAAAAATAGAATAGACTCGAGAGGATGCGTCACAGCAGTTCATGAATCACAGATAACTGATGTGCAGTGAGGAGTCCTGGTTCTCCTCGGGCAGGGTTTTATTGGGGACGGTCACAGACCCGTTCCCCTGATCTTGCGGGTCTGTGTCGGGCGAGCAGAGCTCCGTCGTCTCATTGGCACAGGCCCCAGACTGCGGCGTCTTAGGCAGGAGCGCATTGTTGCTGTTGTCTGGGATTCTGTAAATCTCAGTCACTTCCGAAacgtcctcttcctcttcatcatttctGATTCCACGGCGAAGACTCTCGCGAGGCATCAGCACTCTCTGGGCTTCCTCCTGCGGCGGCCGGCGCTCCACCTGCTCTTGATTGCCAACTTTCCTGGTGGCACGGCAGAGGGCTTTTCGGAAACCTCGCTTGAAGTTGTCTGATAAGAATCCGTACACGATCGGGTTGGCGCAGCTGTTAGCGTAGCCCAGGACGACGACGAAATAGCACAGCCCCTGATAATCGGAGGGCAGCGACACCAGCAGGTTGACAATGTTCAGCGCGTAGAACGGCAGCCAACACAAGACGAAAACCGCCACCACAATGACAACCATGCGTGTCACTTTCCTCTCGGACTTCCGGTGCTTGATGGATGTGGCGTGGACTTTCTTGCCCGAGCTCCGGACCTTGAAGACGATGAGCAAGTAGCAGAGGCAGATGATGAGCAGCGGGCAGAAGAAGCCGACAGTGGAAGTGTAGATGATAAACGCGGCGCTCCAGATGTCCGCCGGTTGCGGCCAGGCGATGTTGCAGTGACCTCCGGGCTTCTGGATGTTGGCAAAAATGACCACCGGCAGAACCACCAAGAAGGACAGAGCCCAGACCGTGCCATTCACCATTTTGGCCACCTTAGGACGGCGCCACTTGGAGGAGTAGATGGGGTGAACGACGGCCAGGTAGCGGTCGATGCTCATCACGGTCAAGCAGAAGATGCTGGTGAACTGGTTGATGGAGTCCACGGTCAGAACCAGGCGGCACATGAAGGAGCCGAAGGGCCACGTCTGGAGCGTGTTCTGGACTGCCAGGAAGGGCAGGCCCAGCATGAAGAGCTCGTCTGCGATGGCCAGGTTCAGGATGTAGATGTTGGTGACGGACTCGATCTTGGAGTAGTGCAGCACGATGTGGATCACCAGCGTGTTCCCCACCAGGCCGATGACGCAAACAATGATGTATATGAGCTGGATCAGGACGCCTGCCAGGCCCGGGCCCGAGCGGACGTCCGACGCAGACGAGTTGGTGGAGTTGACCAGACTCTCGTTCAGGACGCTGCCGTTGAATAGGTCGGGTGAGGGGCTGGTGGCGTTGGTCCACGGCTCGCAGCACGGATGCGCTCCATTCAGGACGTTGTCCATGTTCGGTGAGATCTGGGTACACAAGAGCAAGACTGATGAGAAAAAACAGAACTCCACACAGTCACCTCTGTTGCGTTGTgtagctgaagaagaagaggcggGTGCACTGCCATGAAACTTTGAAAGCTGAAAGTGAAGCATGATGTGAAAGAAGACAATGGAAAACCATGAACAACGGCCTTGAATCTCACCTCAGCTTATTCCGGATCACCGAGCCAGACCTGCGATACAAAGCGATTTTACTGGCGCAAACATCACTTTAACTAGCTGATATTTGTTGTCCTGCCGCTCTGGAGAGACGGCcgcgaggatgatgatgatgccgtGGAGCCAAAGAGGAAATGAGATGTCGCCGGCAGGAAATGATCCACCTGCAGGGGAGATCGGAGGCTTGTCGTCGCAGCGACTCCACCGCTGCAGATTTGCTCAACTGTGAGGAGGATCTGATCATCTGACTTGATGAGGAGCCATGTTCTTTGTAAGAGATGGGATGAGTAGATGGCAATTTTGAGGTGAGGTGTGACGCAGCTTCATTGCTGGCATCTGCAGTGAGGTACAAAAATCTTGTATCCAGTCTTCTAACCGCTCTTCTACAAGAGTGACTTCCGAATCATTGCACGTGGTTGACCTGCAAATGTGTCGCACCTGCGGTTGAAACTcatgggtgtgagtgtgtgttcatgcatgGGAAACAACTTTGGACAGTTGTGCCACGGCGACGTTGTTTCACCCGTCATCACTCTTGCAGCAGGAACCCTCATATTTCCGtgataaaaacacactttttcactctgcttcatgaatatttcagccTTTCACACCAACAATGGCCAACACACAGTGGACTCACTTGTTGAGGATCAAGCCTCCGCCTGTCTGAATCTCTGCAAATCATTTAAGAGTGAAGGCACATTTCAGAATACAGGACTGAACCTGAGAGGAAACCATGTGAGCACTGATAGAACGGCTAACACGCCTCTAACACTGAAGTGCTATGAGAAAACACCTCAAGAGATCTTCAGCTTCAGACAGACTCAGGAGCCGTTCAGCCTACCGTCCACCTCAGATACCTTGGAAACAACTCAAGAGCATTTTATCACTCAGAGAAATGTTGAAATAGGGAAGTTACAGACTGAATCTAGAACTGACTAATGTGCAGAGGTAAAATGGATTGAAAATGAGCAGGGGGGGAGGGGTGGAGGCGGAGCTGGCAGGTTTATTAAGTGCCATTAGTGAAGAATAttggctcctgctgcagctacaGTGTCGACTGCAGACTATTCCAAATGTGTGAGAACAGAAGGAGGAGAAACAATGTCCAAGGTTGAGCGCAGTAATTCAGCTCCGTCAGGACGTGTTGAGTCAGACTTCACTGCGTTCACTGCAAGAGTTTGAACAGAGAGGGGCGAGCGCATGAGCACTGCTGAAGTCCACTGGGTCAACCGGTTATAATGGGCCTCTGCAAGGAGTCATCGCTGGACAGCTTGAGTGACTTGTGTGACAAGTCACCATATGTCTGCATGACTCACTCGCCAAGAGTCTGCTCCAGCAAGCCTGTTTTTGTGACTCTTAACCCATTCAGAATGAGTCAGTTTGTGTCGACTCCAGCAACTGTCCTTCTTTGGGACGATTCAGTTCAAGTCTTTTGAGACTCAATAGTTTGAatctctttttgtttgtcatttttttgggCAGCTACTCAACTTGAGTCTGTTTCACGGGACTCTTTGGCTTGAGTATTTCTTGCtgcttcaggtgtgtgtgtgagtcggtATCTGCGGCCTGCCTACATCTACATCTACATACATCT
The genomic region above belongs to Synchiropus splendidus isolate RoL2022-P1 chromosome 19, RoL_Sspl_1.0, whole genome shotgun sequence and contains:
- the eif3d gene encoding eukaryotic translation initiation factor 3 subunit D, with protein sequence MAKFHAPVIQDNPSGWGPCAVPEKFKDMPYQPFSKGDRLGKVADWTGATYQDKRYTNKYSSQFGGGSQYAYFHEEDETSFQLVDTAKTQKTAYQRNRMRFAQRNLRRDKDRRNLTQFSMQTLPKSAKQKERDRMRLQKKFQKQFGVRQKWDQKSQAQLKPRDSSVEVRSDWEVKEEMDFPRLMKMRYMEVADPVDIECCGALEYYDKAFDRITTRNEKQLKSIKRIFHTVTTTDDPVIRKLAKTQGNVFATDAILATLMCCTRSVNSWDIIVQRVGNKLFFDKRDNSDFDLLTVSETANEPPQDEGNSFNSPRNLAMEATYINHNFSQQCLRMGGDRYKFPTSNPFVEEDMDKSEVASVAYRYRHWKLGEDIDLIVRCEHDGVMTGANGEVSFINVKTLNEWDSRYCNGVDWRQKLDSQRGAVLATELKNNSYKLARWTCCAMLAGSEYLKLGYVSRYHVKDSARHVILGTQQFKPNEFASQINLSMENAWGILRCVIDICRKLDEGKYLILKDPNKQVIRVYSLPDGTFSSDEEDDEEEDEEDEEEEDEEN
- the sstr3 gene encoding somatostatin receptor type 5 encodes the protein MDNVLNGAHPCCEPWTNATSPSPDLFNGSVLNESLVNSTNSSASDVRSGPGLAGVLIQLIYIIVCVIGLVGNTLVIHIVLHYSKIESVTNIYILNLAIADELFMLGLPFLAVQNTLQTWPFGSFMCRLVLTVDSINQFTSIFCLTVMSIDRYLAVVHPIYSSKWRRPKVAKMVNGTVWALSFLVVLPVVIFANIQKPGGHCNIAWPQPADIWSAAFIIYTSTVGFFCPLLIICLCYLLIVFKVRSSGKKVHATSIKHRKSERKVTRMVVIVVAVFVLCWLPFYALNIVNLLVSLPSDYQGLCYFVVVLGYANSCANPIVYGFLSDNFKRGFRKALCRATRKVGNQEQVERRPPQEEAQRVLMPRESLRRGIRNDEEEEDVSEVTEIYRIPDNSNNALLPKTPQSGACANETTELCSPDTDPQDQGNGSVTVPNKTLPEENQDSSLHISYL